In the genome of Notamacropus eugenii isolate mMacEug1 chromosome 5, mMacEug1.pri_v2, whole genome shotgun sequence, one region contains:
- the LOC140508672 gene encoding olfactory receptor 52N4-like: MQRTNGTTLTPVSCILKGVPGLEDKHIWISLPFCSMYIVAMAGNCGLLYLIRYEESLHRPMYFFLAMLSFTDVVMCTSTVPNTLGIFWFNLKEIDFNACLTQMFFIHTFTGMESGVLMLMALDRYVAICYPLRYATILTNSIIANAGFITFMRGVILIIPFTFLTKRLPFCRGNVIPHTYCDHMSVAKISCGNVKINAVYGLMVALLIGGFDILCITVSYTMILRAVVKLSSADARQKAFGTCTSHICAIVFSYTPAFFSFFAHRFGGHKVPHSLHIIMANIYLLLPPTMNPIVYGVKTKQIRDCVIKLFLGSKDTKSHGI; encoded by the coding sequence ATGCAAAGGACCAATGGCACTACTCTAACTCCAGTTTCATGCATCCTGAAAGGAGTTCCAGGACTGGAGGACAAGCATATCTGGATCTCTCTGCCATTTTGTTCTATGTATATTGTAGCCATGGCAGGGAACTGTGGACTGCTCTACCTCATTCGTTATGAGGAGAGCCTGCATCGgcctatgtattttttccttgccATGCTTTCCTTCACTGATGTGGTCATGTGCACaagcacagtgcctaatacacTTGGCATCTTCTGGTTTAACCTCAAGGAGATTGATTTTAATGCTTGTTTAACCCAAATGTTCTTTATCCACACCTTCACAGGGATGGAGTCTGGGGTCCTTATGCTCATGGCTCTGGACCGTTACGTGGCCATTTGCTACCCACTGCGCTATGCCACCATCCTCACCAATTCTATCATTGCCAATGCTGGGTTCATTACATTCATGAGAGGAGTAATACTtatcatcccattcacattcctcACCAAAAGACTGCCCTTCTGTAGAGGCAATGTCATCCCTCACACCTACTGTGATCATATGTCTGTGGCCAAGATTTCATGTGGCAACGTTAAAATCAATGCTGTGTATGGTCTCATGGTTGCCCTCTTGATTGGGGGCTTTGATATTCTCTGCATCACCGTATCCTACACTATGATCCTACGGGCTGTGGTCAAGCTGTCATCAGCAGATGCTCGGCAGAAAGCTTTTGGGACATGTACATCTCATATCTGTGCCATTGTATTCTCTTATACCccagctttcttttcattttttgcacATCGGTTTGGGGGTCACAAGGTCCCCCATTCCCTCCACATTATTATGGCCAACATCtacctccttcttcccccaacTATGAATCCTATTGTGTATGGTGTGAAAACCAAGCAGATCCGAGATTGTGTTATAAAGCTTTTTTTAGGATCCAAGGATACCAAGTCCCATGGCATCTGA